Proteins from a genomic interval of Enterococcus faecium:
- the mnmG gene encoding tRNA uridine-5-carboxymethylaminomethyl(34) synthesis enzyme MnmG: MEHYEADAYDVIVVGAGHAGSEAALAAARMGSKTLLLTINLDMVAFMPCNPSVGGPAKGVVVREIDALGGEMGKNIDKTYIQMRMLNTGKGPAVRALRAQADKHAYSTEMKHTIEKEPNLTLRQGIVEELIVEDGVCHGVVTSTGASYRAKAVVITAGTALRGEIIIGELKYSSGPNNSQPSIGLANHLKELGFAIERFKTGTPPRVKSSTIDYSVTEEQPGDKEPNHFSFSTPDSAYKLDQESCWLTYTGETTHQIIRDNLHRAPMFTGIVEGVGARYCPSIEDKIVRFADKPRHQLFLEPEGLNTEEVYVQGLSTSLPEDVQVNMLHSIAGLEKVEMMRTGYAIEYDVVEPHQLRPTLETKVVENLYTAGQTNGTSGYEEAAGQGLIAGINAALKVQGKEPLVIKRSDGYIGVMIDDLVTKGTNEPYRLLTSRAEYRLLLRHDNADLRLTEMGHRVGLVKEDQYKNYLKKKEAVEQEIKRLMNVRIKPTEEVQDFLATINAAPLKDGVLASDFLRRPEITYAELLRFIPENEELTRKEIEQVEIQIKYEGYIKKAMEKVEKLKRMEAKKIPENIDYAAINGLATEAKQKLQKIQPETIAQASRISGVNPADLSILMVYIEQGKIAKVSEPA, from the coding sequence TTGGAACATTATGAAGCAGATGCGTATGACGTGATCGTTGTTGGCGCAGGACACGCCGGTTCAGAAGCTGCACTTGCTGCTGCACGTATGGGATCAAAAACATTATTACTGACAATAAATTTGGACATGGTAGCATTCATGCCATGTAATCCTTCTGTAGGCGGACCAGCTAAAGGCGTTGTCGTTCGAGAAATCGATGCGTTAGGCGGAGAAATGGGTAAGAATATCGATAAAACCTATATCCAAATGCGTATGTTGAACACAGGAAAAGGCCCAGCTGTCCGAGCATTGCGAGCACAAGCAGACAAACATGCTTATTCAACAGAAATGAAACATACGATCGAAAAAGAACCAAATTTGACGCTAAGACAAGGAATCGTCGAAGAACTGATCGTCGAAGATGGTGTTTGTCATGGAGTAGTGACGTCCACAGGAGCGAGCTACCGGGCCAAAGCAGTTGTTATTACAGCCGGAACAGCACTTCGCGGAGAAATCATTATCGGTGAATTGAAATATTCATCAGGTCCGAATAACTCTCAACCTTCTATTGGACTAGCGAATCATCTAAAAGAACTTGGCTTTGCTATCGAACGGTTCAAAACAGGAACACCGCCTCGAGTAAAATCAAGTACGATCGACTATTCTGTTACAGAAGAGCAGCCTGGTGACAAAGAGCCGAATCATTTTAGCTTCAGCACACCAGATAGTGCCTATAAACTAGATCAGGAATCTTGCTGGCTGACCTATACAGGTGAGACGACTCACCAAATTATTCGAGACAACTTACATCGTGCCCCAATGTTTACAGGGATCGTTGAAGGGGTAGGCGCTCGCTATTGTCCATCCATCGAAGATAAGATCGTGCGTTTTGCAGACAAACCACGTCATCAATTATTTTTGGAACCAGAAGGCTTAAATACGGAAGAAGTCTATGTTCAAGGTTTATCTACTTCTTTACCAGAGGATGTTCAAGTCAACATGCTTCATTCTATTGCTGGATTAGAAAAAGTAGAAATGATGCGTACAGGATATGCTATCGAATATGACGTAGTAGAGCCACACCAGCTCCGTCCGACATTAGAAACTAAAGTCGTTGAAAATCTTTATACAGCTGGACAAACAAATGGTACAAGCGGTTATGAAGAAGCGGCTGGACAAGGGCTGATTGCCGGTATCAATGCAGCTTTGAAAGTTCAGGGAAAAGAACCTTTAGTGATCAAACGAAGTGACGGTTACATCGGTGTCATGATCGATGATTTGGTAACAAAAGGAACGAACGAACCTTATCGTTTGCTGACTTCACGTGCTGAATACCGTCTGCTTTTACGTCATGATAATGCAGATTTGCGATTAACAGAAATGGGTCACCGTGTAGGCTTAGTAAAAGAAGATCAATACAAGAATTATTTGAAGAAAAAAGAAGCAGTTGAACAAGAAATCAAACGTTTGATGAATGTACGAATCAAACCAACAGAAGAAGTCCAAGACTTTTTAGCAACGATTAATGCGGCACCATTAAAAGATGGTGTACTAGCAAGCGACTTTTTAAGACGTCCTGAGATTACTTATGCAGAACTTCTACGGTTTATTCCAGAAAATGAAGAATTGACACGAAAAGAAATCGAACAAGTAGAAATCCAAATCAAATATGAAGGCTACATCAAAAAAGCCATGGAAAAAGTAGAAAAATTAAAACGCATGGAAGCGAAAAAGATTCCAGAAAACATCGACTACGCAGCAATCAACGGATTAGCAACAGAAGCAAAACAAAAATTGCAGAAAATCCAACCA
- the mnmE gene encoding tRNA uridine-5-carboxymethylaminomethyl(34) synthesis GTPase MnmE, translated as MAEITLEFDTIAAISTPPGEGAISIVRLSGDQAVQLADKVYQSGNKRLSEVPSHTIHYGHIVDPKSNQLVDEVMVSVMRAPKTFTREDVVEINCHGGIVVVNQILQLLLREGARLAEPGEFTKRAFLNGRVDLSQAEAVMDLIRAKTDKAMGLALNQLDGNLSALIRSLRQEILETLAQVEVNIDYPEYDDVEELTTKLLLEKAQMIQQRIQALLATSKQGKVLREGLSTAIIGRPNVGKSSLLNHLLREEKAIVTDIAGTTRDVIEEYVNVRGVPLKLIDTAGIRETEDVVERIGVERSRKALAEADLILLVLNQSEPLTAEDEQLLEATSGLKRIILLNKTDLPAQLEQEKLKKLIENEPVFSISVAKNDGLDRLESAISDLFFSGETGERDATYVSNTRHIALLEKASLSLEEVIAGIDSGMPVDLVQIDMTRCWDYLGEVVGDSVQDELITQLFSQFCLGK; from the coding sequence ATGGCTGAAATTACTTTAGAATTTGATACGATTGCGGCAATTTCTACCCCACCTGGAGAAGGTGCAATCAGTATCGTTCGTTTAAGTGGCGATCAAGCTGTGCAACTAGCAGATAAAGTTTATCAATCTGGAAACAAACGATTATCAGAAGTACCAAGTCATACGATCCATTATGGACATATCGTTGATCCCAAGAGCAATCAGCTTGTCGATGAAGTCATGGTCTCCGTGATGAGAGCACCAAAGACATTTACGCGGGAAGATGTAGTAGAAATCAATTGTCACGGTGGGATCGTTGTAGTCAATCAAATTTTGCAGCTATTGTTAAGAGAAGGTGCAAGATTAGCTGAGCCAGGTGAATTCACAAAACGAGCATTCTTGAATGGTCGTGTTGACCTTTCACAGGCAGAAGCTGTGATGGATTTGATTCGGGCAAAAACAGACAAAGCAATGGGACTAGCTCTTAATCAGTTAGACGGCAATCTGTCTGCTTTGATCCGCTCATTGAGACAAGAGATTTTAGAGACATTAGCACAAGTAGAAGTAAATATTGATTATCCAGAATATGATGATGTCGAAGAATTGACTACGAAGTTATTGCTTGAAAAAGCGCAGATGATCCAACAAAGAATCCAAGCGCTACTTGCTACATCCAAGCAAGGGAAGGTTCTGCGGGAAGGGTTAAGTACGGCAATCATCGGCCGGCCAAATGTCGGCAAATCAAGTTTGTTAAACCATTTGTTAAGAGAAGAAAAAGCAATCGTTACGGATATTGCAGGAACGACTCGAGATGTAATCGAAGAGTATGTCAATGTTCGGGGGGTACCGCTCAAGCTAATCGATACAGCTGGAATTCGGGAAACAGAAGATGTGGTGGAACGGATCGGGGTCGAAAGAAGCCGAAAAGCATTAGCAGAAGCAGACTTGATCTTACTTGTTCTAAACCAAAGCGAACCACTGACAGCAGAAGATGAACAATTATTGGAAGCGACAAGTGGATTGAAACGGATCATTCTTCTAAATAAAACAGATTTGCCAGCACAGCTGGAACAAGAAAAATTGAAGAAATTGATCGAAAATGAACCAGTTTTTTCAATTTCCGTAGCTAAAAACGACGGACTAGATCGTTTGGAATCAGCTATTTCTGATTTATTCTTCAGCGGAGAAACAGGAGAAAGAGACGCTACTTATGTTTCTAATACCCGCCATATCGCGTTGTTAGAAAAAGCTTCCCTCTCACTTGAAGAAGTCATTGCAGGTATTGATTCAGGAATGCCTGTGGATCTCGTTCAAATAGATATGACGCGTTGCTGGGACTATCTAGGAGAAGTTGTCGGCGACAGTGTACAAGATGAGCTAATCACTCAATTATTCAGTCAATTTTGTTTAGGAAAATAA
- the jag gene encoding RNA-binding cell elongation regulator Jag/EloR gives MPIYEAATIDEAVQLGLADLGLAKDQVEIEILEEGKKGFLGMGRKNARLSIQPSISEKVSETVEQTVEEILEEEPTAEIEVVNETILEEKTEEVSELGDEAALTELAVYLTEISKQLDAPALVKMERESNNMVVFHLETQKQGILIGKHGKTLNALQYLAQVFIHRLARNKLSVVVNVGNYREKRQEIIQRLADRTAEKVKRTGQPVFLEPMPAFERKQIHAALSKDEHVKTHSEGEEPYRYLVVEPAKKYY, from the coding sequence ATGCCGATTTATGAAGCTGCAACAATAGACGAAGCTGTCCAACTAGGTCTGGCTGATTTGGGTTTGGCCAAAGACCAAGTCGAAATCGAAATACTGGAAGAAGGAAAAAAAGGTTTCCTAGGAATGGGTCGAAAGAATGCACGGCTTTCGATCCAGCCAAGTATCAGCGAAAAAGTTTCTGAAACAGTAGAACAGACTGTAGAAGAAATTTTGGAAGAAGAACCAACAGCTGAGATCGAGGTAGTCAACGAAACGATTCTTGAAGAAAAAACAGAAGAAGTAAGTGAGCTAGGTGATGAAGCAGCTTTAACGGAATTGGCAGTTTATCTTACTGAAATTTCAAAACAGCTTGATGCTCCAGCTCTTGTCAAAATGGAAAGAGAATCAAATAATATGGTTGTTTTCCATTTAGAAACACAAAAGCAAGGCATACTGATTGGGAAACATGGAAAAACACTGAATGCATTGCAATATCTGGCACAAGTCTTCATCCATCGTTTAGCAAGAAATAAGCTGTCTGTAGTAGTCAATGTAGGCAATTACCGTGAAAAGCGCCAAGAGATCATTCAGCGTTTAGCTGATCGCACGGCTGAAAAAGTAAAACGGACAGGGCAGCCTGTTTTCTTAGAACCAATGCCTGCATTTGAACGTAAACAAATCCATGCTGCATTAAGCAAAGATGAACATGTAAAAACACATTCGGAAGGTGAGGAACCTTATCGTTATTTAGTAGTAGAACCTGCTAAAAAATATTATTGA